GTCGGAATGTAGTATACACGGAAGAATACAAGACTAGACTAACAAAGtgcatgtataaaaaaagacagaaataatATCACAATTAAAGTATATTCAAACGTAAATGCGACATAATTcaggaaatatattttatacataaaacaGATAGTGTACACATAggaatattcaaattaaattcCTTTAAAACGAATCAGTAGAAAACATCTGTACTTTACAGTTATTGCAAAAGACTCAATAAATCCAAAGTTAGTAGAgtacaaaaactaaaaacagtagaatattaaaaaacaagacAAAATCGTTACTGAGAAAGTAATTGACGAATGCTGATCATTTTTAAGTCTAGACAATTgtacaaacaaaagaaaaagaaaacaaaatgacattcaGATTATTAGACAAACCAGTACTTCTTATAAACAGAAGACAAACACTATACACCAACAAAACTGAATAGAAATTTGCAACTTACGAAATCGTGAACATAAACTGCAACAgtaaaaaacacacacaaaaaaacactaCTTAAAGACCTACTAAATATTTTACTGTTGTTTATTTGCTGTCATACTGTGTTACAAGAATGTTACCTGTTTCATTCATATGAATAAATGCTCAAACACAAGATGATATGAATTATCATGAACTAACCAATTACTCTAAGGACATTCTAAAGCCTggagaataacaatatatctaaCGAATATCATCATCAAAATTGATAAGTGCAAGAAACGTTAAACATCCAAATACCAGATTCATAGACAAAGGTAAATAATGTTATGTTGGATTAAACATGTCTTGGCTAAAAGTGTTTTGTCTATCAACTCATATagataattttgtcatgtgtcATCGCCGATTTCTTATTAAAAGTGAAATTCAGAATTATATAATAAGGaatgattgtaatattttttctgtatattcAAAATAGCCCTTAAAAATTTGGTTCAAACTTTTAATAACACGCCGTACGGGTCATTCAGTGGGcacttcatttttatattatacagaaaaaaaaatcatagtcaTTCCCTAAATAAAGCATATTATTTGATACtggataaatgaaaaataatacgtctgcaaaatatttactttgtttgaaaaacaaatatagcctATTCCTTTCACACCTGTTGACTCCAACAATATTGTTCAAGCTAAATGTGTTTTAATTAGACGTTTTcacaaaataacttttttctgtttattttgcaaatatatttttcttttgactATTACTGTCAAGTTGACGTTTAATACAAAAGAACGTATAATATTCGAGATCAAGAATGTAATATTGATCaaataatgcataaaaaatgttttctttacaCAACTTCCTAACCTAAACGCCTACAGGAAATTAAGTCACAAAATTGTATTATATCTCATGGTTGGAGGCAAAGCTCAAATTACCCCCATTAAAATTATTCGGTATCAGTTTCTTGGAAATTATTTCCCCCTATTTCCGAGTTATTACTTGCCGTGTAATTTATAGGATTTCACTTCGGTTTTTTCttccaaaacatgatttaagAGAAAAAGCATGGTCTATAATTGGTTAAAGTCAGACAGATGATTTAGAGGGAAACAACTGTTTCCGTTTAACGATCCTTGTACTATTACAATAATGATAAGACAATACCCTAAAACCGTAAAGTAATCAAACTGAATTAAACCAGTCTAACGTCTGGATTTCACTTTAATACGTATCGAAGTTAAATATGATGTTATAATTTAAGAAAAGTTCTAAGGCTATGAAACTTTCTAATGAACtgcattaaacatttattattgaGGAAGTATGATAGTTATTCAAGTGCGAATTATACGGGTTTCTTCAAAACTCCTCTGAAGGTCTCCGTCGAAACCACatatgttgattgtttttttaacagcACCAGGTCGATACCTCTTATAAGCCTTTTACCTTTAATTACTACTTACACCTCTGGCCATGGGTCGATGCCaatgctggtggacgtttcgtcccgagggtatcaccagctcagaagtcagcacttcggtattaacatgaatatcaagtatattttcatttttataaatttgctgtttgcaaattaataaattatatttttcttaaaatgtcctgtaacaAGTCTgtaaatgacagttgttatcttatagttcttttctgtgtgtgtcgcattgttttattgttgcacttcagtgtttctgttgtttcgttgttttcctcttatagtctatgtgtttccctctgttttgatttgttacccggatttgttttctctcaatctatttatgtatttcgaacagtggtatacttctgttgcatttatttagaaaagccaaaacaaaaacaaacaaaaaaatcaaaaaaaatccaCGGATATATTAAGAcccaaaacatttgaatagctatatgacaaaaaacaataacagtCAAATTCGTATCGGTCTCCTTGTCCTGCGGGAGATAATTTCCTAGCTTCAAATTTCATAAGGTCATCAGAGCCATGGAGTAAATGTTATGTTAAgtgtatattatttaaataataatcagaTTTTTTGATGAGGCAAGTTATTATTTTGCATCAGTGACTGAAGTCTTAAGATAAGTGTGTTATAAAGAATAAAAGGCATTGGTTTGATGTAAAACAAAcgttcattgtttttattttccgaTTTATACTATTTAATTgtaatcttttgttttaatgaaaataaatgatttaaatgtttattttatattacagaGATAACTTACATCCGATGGTTAAATAGCATCTCTCCACGGTACAAAAATGTCAAAGACGTATACATATTTCGGAGGAGTTCCTCCAAACTTAACAGACATATTTATTGAATCAATGCCATCTACGGAACCGCCTATTCAATCGGCATCCACATCATTACCATCCTCTTTAGAAGTTTTCAGAGTTCAATATGCGGCTATGCACGGATATGTCAGCGCTTTTGTTTGTGTCTTTGGGATCGTAGCTAATCTTGCTAATATTGTGGTTTTAACGAGAAAGAATATGCTAACGTCGACAAACTTGATTCTTACATGGCTGGCTGTTACAGATTCATTAAAGATGGCTGATTATCTAATGTTTGCAATAGAATTTTACATATTGAAAGATTCAAATCTTCCATATTTAGCAGTAAAGAATATCCATTCTGTCCGATTTCTATTATTCCATGCAAGTTTTGCATTGGTTTGTCACAATATTGCAATATGGCTTACAATATCTTTGGCAACCTTCCGGTTTTTGTATATATGGTTTCCGAACAGGGGAATGGTGTGGTGTTCAATAGAACGAACTAAAATAATGGTTGCGGTTGTGTACATTATTGTTATAATAATCTGCATACCAAATTATATGATTAATTTTATTGGACCTCTTCCTACTCCGGCCAATTTCACGGGAAATGCAACAGAAGAGATTTGGACTGTTTTTATGGTCAAGGAAGGGAATGCCTTACACACAATTAATTTCTATATTCAGGCAATAATGATCAAGCTAGTGCCATGTATAATGCTGTCAATTTTGACTTTCCTTCTTATTTATGCTATGCACAAAGCATACAAAAAACGACTTGCCCTTATGAACCAGGGCAAGAAAGAAGAATCAGATCGACACCATGAACATAATCGAACAACAGGAATGCTGTTGGCAATagtagttttgtttttaattacgGAGCTTCCCCAAGGAGTTTTGAGTTTACTGATTATATTTATACCAGAGTTACAAAACACTGTTTACAACAACATCGGAGATGTCCTTGACATTGTTGCTTTGTGTAATAATGCAATCAATTTCGTATTATACTGCAGTATGAGCAAACAATTCCGAGATACATTCGTccgaatattttgtaaatgctGTCCAATCGGAAAACCAAATCTGTCTCGACTTAAACTGATCACTAACAATAAAAATGGGCATACGAACTACGAAACGAATTCAAAAGCAACTTATGTATAGAAATTCATTATAAACTTAGAGAAGAATGCCAAAAACGTAATAGTCTGTGATATGTATTAATATAGGATTAGATGTGTTCATTCTGTGTTTCCATGACTTTTTGCGACTGTTATCAGATGTTGTAATGCTACATCAAAGAAgtgaatatattatttattccaACATTAGCAAcattattcaaaaaaataatcattagtGTTAAACATAGCAATACATATGAATTTAAAGGAATGCGAACCATATTTGAATTgtctttaacaaaaaatgtcGAATACCCTGCAATAGAAGTACAGCAATAAATTCCATTCCTGTTTACCAGGGAATGTTCCGAAATATTGATAcagtttttacaatttatgGAAGAAAGATAAAAACTAACTGATATGATTCTTTCATtgttaattaatattaaaatttcaattataattttccaGTTTACAACAAAACTTTATGCTAATTATATCACATGAAGCTATCGTTATTTAAAGATAACACAGATTATGGGAAACAAACATTCTCTCTGAGATTTTCATATGCATCACGATGACGGCAAA
Above is a window of Mytilus trossulus isolate FHL-02 chromosome 4, PNRI_Mtr1.1.1.hap1, whole genome shotgun sequence DNA encoding:
- the LOC134714837 gene encoding G-protein coupled receptor dmsr-1-like; the encoded protein is MSKTYTYFGGVPPNLTDIFIESMPSTEPPIQSASTSLPSSLEVFRVQYAAMHGYVSAFVCVFGIVANLANIVVLTRKNMLTSTNLILTWLAVTDSLKMADYLMFAIEFYILKDSNLPYLAVKNIHSVRFLLFHASFALVCHNIAIWLTISLATFRFLYIWFPNRGMVWCSIERTKIMVAVVYIIVIIICIPNYMINFIGPLPTPANFTGNATEEIWTVFMVKEGNALHTINFYIQAIMIKLVPCIMLSILTFLLIYAMHKAYKKRLALMNQGKKEESDRHHEHNRTTGMLLAIVVLFLITELPQGVLSLLIIFIPELQNTVYNNIGDVLDIVALCNNAINFVLYCSMSKQFRDTFVRIFCKCCPIGKPNLSRLKLITNNKNGHTNYETNSKATYV